One Alcanivorax sp. REN37 DNA window includes the following coding sequences:
- a CDS encoding Lrp/AsnC family transcriptional regulator gives MTQPTIKLDRYDRRILAALQADGGLTNQQLAEQVGLSPSPCSRRVQKLEDAGVIKGRAVLLHHKALGLDLTILVQISMDRHTPERFQHFEETVAGYEEVQWCYLITGQSADYLLKVMVPDMDRYQQFLLNKLTRIDGVSGVHSSFVMRKVVDSTALPLNYLT, from the coding sequence ATGACCCAGCCCACCATCAAACTCGACCGCTACGACCGTCGCATTTTGGCCGCTTTACAGGCCGACGGCGGCCTCACCAACCAGCAATTGGCGGAACAGGTGGGCCTGTCGCCCTCGCCCTGCTCACGCCGGGTGCAGAAGCTGGAGGACGCCGGCGTCATCAAGGGGCGGGCGGTGCTGCTGCACCACAAAGCGCTGGGGTTGGACCTGACCATTCTGGTGCAGATCAGCATGGATCGGCACACACCGGAGCGTTTCCAGCATTTCGAGGAAACCGTAGCCGGCTACGAAGAAGTGCAGTGGTGCTATCTGATCACCGGCCAATCCGCCGACTACCTGCTCAAGGTGATGGTGCCGGACATGGACCGCTACCAGCAGTTCTTGCTCAACAAACTGACCCGCATCGACGGGGTCAGCGGCGTGCACTCCAGTTTCGTGATGCGCAAGGTGGTGGATTCCACCGCCCTGCCGCTGAATTACCTCACCTAA